In Lusitaniella coriacea LEGE 07157, the genomic stretch TCCCCAACCATTCCATCGCCATCGGAGTCAGCGCAAACGTCGCCTCCACCAAACCCCTCTGACTCCCCGCACGCAATAAGCGCCCATTTACCTTTCCCCCCAACACCACATCAATCGCATCCAAAATAATCGACTTCCCTGCACCCGTTTCCCCCGTTAATACATTCAAACCCAAACTCCACTCGCGATCGAGGCGGTCGATGAGGGCAAAATTTTCAATTCGCAAGGATAGCAGCATTAATTTAAGGACGAACAATAGCAGTTAATATCTTGCTATTTTCCCTCAAATGGCTAGAGGGCGATCCATCGATTCCTCTCACAAAACGCTAGAACAGGAAAACCCCGTCCCTTATCTGTCTGTCAGCTTTCTTTTTGTAAATAACTCAATTTTCCCGTGTCACCCTCATTACACGAGATCGAGGTTGACGAACCTCTATTCGGAATGCCGAACAAAAATTCCTCGTCCCGTTAGAGCAGAGGTTGTTACAATACTTTACTAAGAGGGTAAATGATACTCCCATAAATTTCCGATCCTGTTTTCCCAACCCCTAACCCGACCTATGCCTGAGCCAACTGCCTTTCCTACTTCCTCTCTTAGCGAGACATTGGTTGAACGCGATTCAATCTCATCTCTACCCTCGCCAAAAGAGCCAACTGACTCGGCAGACTTATACACAGAAATCGGGCATTACGATCCCCAGGTCATTAACGACTACTATCGCCGCCGTCCCCTCAAAATCGCGAGTCGCTTAATCCAAATCGTCACTCCCTTTCTCTCCTTTGGGATGGGGATATGGTTAGACAAACTGCGGGGAAAACAGAAGAAAAATCAACGGAAACGCGCCGTGCAAATGCGGGAAATCATTACCAAACTCGGCCCCACCTATATTAAAATCGGACAAGCCCTCTCCTCCCGTCCCGACTTGGTTCCCGCTTCCTATTTAGAAGAACTCGCCCTACTGCAAGATCAACTTCCTCCCTTTGACAACGCGATCGCGTACCAGTTTATAGAAGAAGAACTCGGCAACTCCCCAGACTTAATCTATGCAGAAATAACACCCGATCCCGTCGCCGCAGCGTCTCTCGGACAAGTTTATAAAGGGAAACTGAAAACCGGCGAAATGGTTGCCATTAAAGTGCAGCGACCCGATCTGATTGGAAATATCAGCCTCGACGTTTACCTCATGCGCAGAATTGCGAGTTGGGCGCAAAAGAATATTAAACAGGTTCGCAGCGATCTGATCGCGATCGCGGACGAATTTGCCGGACGCATTTTTGAGGAAATGGACTACGAACTAGAAGGACGCAATGCCGAACGCTTTGCAGAACTCTACGACTATCTTCCCGAAATTTACATCCCCCGAATTTACTGGGAATACACCGGACGGCGCGTCCTCACAATGGAGTGGATTACCGGAACAAAACTCACCAACCTCCCCGCCGTTCAAGCCCAAGGCATCGATGCAACCCACCTCGTCGAAGTTGGAGTAGAATGCTCCCTGCGCCAACTCCTCGAACACGGCTTTTTCCACGCCGATCCCCACCCCGGAAACCTCCTCGCCACCCCAGACGGCAAACTGGCATATCTCGACTTTGGCATGATGAGTCGAATTCAGCCCTATCAACGCTACGGTTTAATTGAAGCCGTCGTGCATTTAGTCAATCGGGATTTTGAAGCCCTCGCCCGCGATTACGTCAAACTTGAATTTCTCACCCCCGATACCGATCTAAGACCCATTGTTCCCGCCCTTACCAACGTTTTTGGCAATGCGTTAGGGGCTAGCGTTGCGGAATTAAACTTCAAAAGCATCACCGATCAAATGTCGGCAATGATGTACGAATTTCCCTTTCGCGTTCCGGCATACTACGCCCTAATTATTCGTTCTCTCGTCACCCTAGAAGGCATTGCCATCGGCATTAATCCTAACTTCAAAGTTCTCAGCAAAGCCTACCCTTACATTGCCAAGCGACTGCTCACCGATCCCTCCACCGAACTGCGATCTTCCCTGCGCGATCTCCTCTTCAAAGATGGAAGTTTCCGTTGGAATCGTTTAGAAAACCTGCTCAAAAATGCCCGCAACAGTCAAGATTACAATTTTGATAGCGTTTCCCAACAAGCCATTGATTTTCTCTTCTCAGAACGGGGCGTATTTATTCGCGAAAGGTTAGCAGATGAAATTGTCAAAGCAATTGATATGTACAGTCGGCGATTCTTCTTCAACTTCTCGACAACCGTTCGAGAACAAGTGGGAATGGCAGTGCAAGAAACGCCGACTGAATTGAGAGAAAGTTCCAAGAGTTTAGAACATATTAAAAACATCATTGACATCCTAAAAGATACCCCTGGTTTCGATCCCATGACACTTTTACCCTTAATTCCCAATCTCCTCTCAAAACCCGAAACCCATCAAATGGGACAAAAAATTGCTGGGGGACTCGCACAAAAAATGGCAGCACGATTGATTCGCAATCTTCTTCTCGAACCGAGTCTTGCACGACAACAATCCAAGCAATCTTCTAAACCGCAATATTCACTTCCGCCTGCTGCTGTGCGCTAATTGGTACAGAATTTTGTAATAAAAAACCCAACTAAAAAGTTGGGCTGGCTATTGCTATAGCTATAAAATTAGTACACCGATTGGACGAGATATCGTTTTGACAGTACTGTCATCAAGACAAGTTAAGCAGATTGAGGGAAATGACAAATGACATTACGAATCACATAATTATCAAAGTCATCTGAGGCATTGGTTGGGTTGGTAACCGGCATCACCCGCAGCACATTGTTTCCACTGTTTAAGGTTGAGCTACTGAGTGCAACTGTTTGTGTTTGCCACTGGTTAGTATTGCCACCATTGTTATTGAACAATACACCCACTTTCGTATCGTTAACAAAGACATCTGCATTCTCGTTAGTCACAGTCATTCCTTTGACCATAAAGCTAATAAATGCAGGTTTGGCAGTGCTACGACCTCCGGTGTTAAAGGACTTGGTAAAACCGGACTCATTGCTGTTATCTCCAATCGTCACATTGCTGTCACCGATGAGAATCTCATAGTCACTTACTACAGGCATTTTGAATTCCTACGTATTGCTTGATTTGATAGTTACTTTCTTAATATGACAAATGGCTCACCCAAACTACATTACCCACTTTGGGTACTTTTAAGGATGTGAAACGATCGGGAAAAATAGGGCAATAAATTATTAAAATTTCCTGAGTTCATAATTCGGAAAATTCGTATTGTGGCAGTTTTGGATAAAATTCCTTGTTTTTAGTTAAATGGGTGTCTTTGCCTTCATGAAATCTCGATCTCTGGGCTGATTTATAAACTAAATCTTGAGGCGATTGAAAGCTTTGGTTTTGGTAGACAAGGGTCAACAAGTTGATATCTAGCAAATCGCGGCATTACCCACCCTACAGAAGTGTTTAATCTTTCCTTTAGGAATTTGCTTAAAATTTTGAAATATTTTTCTATTTGCAAAACTTTCTCTAAAAAGAATCCGGGAATTCTTTTTGGATCAACCCTTAAAATCCAGCAGTTTTGTGCCAATATTCTGTTTTTTAGGTTGATTTCTCCAGTTGTTTCAACACTAAAAAATCAAGATCTCAGGCTTAAATTTCCATTAAAAATCAAAACTCTATCGCCATATTTATTCGTGAAGTATCGCTCGACTTTTCTGCTGAAAGCCTTAGTTTGATTCGGTTTTAGAATAGAGAAAGAAATGAGTTGGGTAATCAATTGTGGATGCTATAGCACGGGATAATCGCGCTGAAGTTCGGAAAGTTTTAGTTATCACGCTCCTGTTAAATGTATTTGTGATGGTGTTAAAAGCATTTGTCGGGATAATAACGGGTTCGTTAAGTTTGCAGGCGGATGCTTTACACAGCGTCACCGATGGTGCAAATAATATTTTGGGTTTGATTGCCAATCGTTTTGCCTCACCCCATCCCGATCGCGAACATCCTTACGGACACCAGAAATTTGAGGCGGTGGGTGCGTTAGGGATTGCTGCGTTTCTAGCGGTTGCTTGTTTTGAAATCTTACAAAGCGCGATCGCGCGTCTCTTCCATAGCACGACTCCCATTAATATTAGCGCCTCCGAACTCTCGATCCTACTCCTCGTTTTAGGAACGAATATCTTTGTCGCCTGTTACGAACGTCGCGTTGGCGAACAAATTGGCAGTCCGATTTTAATCGCCGATGCCAAACACACCACCAGCGATATTTGGATTACCATTACTGTTTTAGGGGGATTAGTTGGCGTTTGGTTGGGACAATTATTCGATTTCCCTCAACTACAATGGCTTGATATCGTTCTCGCCTTTCCCGTCGCAATCTTAGT encodes the following:
- a CDS encoding ABC1 kinase family protein; translation: MPEPTAFPTSSLSETLVERDSISSLPSPKEPTDSADLYTEIGHYDPQVINDYYRRRPLKIASRLIQIVTPFLSFGMGIWLDKLRGKQKKNQRKRAVQMREIITKLGPTYIKIGQALSSRPDLVPASYLEELALLQDQLPPFDNAIAYQFIEEELGNSPDLIYAEITPDPVAAASLGQVYKGKLKTGEMVAIKVQRPDLIGNISLDVYLMRRIASWAQKNIKQVRSDLIAIADEFAGRIFEEMDYELEGRNAERFAELYDYLPEIYIPRIYWEYTGRRVLTMEWITGTKLTNLPAVQAQGIDATHLVEVGVECSLRQLLEHGFFHADPHPGNLLATPDGKLAYLDFGMMSRIQPYQRYGLIEAVVHLVNRDFEALARDYVKLEFLTPDTDLRPIVPALTNVFGNALGASVAELNFKSITDQMSAMMYEFPFRVPAYYALIIRSLVTLEGIAIGINPNFKVLSKAYPYIAKRLLTDPSTELRSSLRDLLFKDGSFRWNRLENLLKNARNSQDYNFDSVSQQAIDFLFSERGVFIRERLADEIVKAIDMYSRRFFFNFSTTVREQVGMAVQETPTELRESSKSLEHIKNIIDILKDTPGFDPMTLLPLIPNLLSKPETHQMGQKIAGGLAQKMAARLIRNLLLEPSLARQQSKQSSKPQYSLPPAAVR
- a CDS encoding cation diffusion facilitator family transporter, producing the protein MARDNRAEVRKVLVITLLLNVFVMVLKAFVGIITGSLSLQADALHSVTDGANNILGLIANRFASPHPDREHPYGHQKFEAVGALGIAAFLAVACFEILQSAIARLFHSTTPINISASELSILLLVLGTNIFVACYERRVGEQIGSPILIADAKHTTSDIWITITVLGGLVGVWLGQLFDFPQLQWLDIVLAFPVAILVFRSGWDVVRDNLPWLVDKIAIAPETIYNIVMDVPGVLNCHNIASRGVLGRQVFVEMHLIVDATDVQTAHKITEDVEHQLRKHFSPVRISIHIEPPNYQSNQIAVEGEHI